In the genome of Streptomyces globosus, one region contains:
- a CDS encoding HPr family phosphocarrier protein, with protein sequence MAERRVNVGWAEGLHARPASIFVRATTASGVPVTIAKADGNPVNAASMLAVLGLGAQGGEEIVLASDAEGAEAALDRLAKLVAEGLEELPETV encoded by the coding sequence ATGGCAGAGCGCCGCGTCAACGTCGGCTGGGCCGAGGGCCTGCACGCTCGTCCCGCCTCGATCTTCGTCCGGGCGACGACCGCTTCGGGCGTCCCGGTGACCATCGCGAAGGCGGACGGGAACCCCGTCAACGCCGCCTCCATGCTCGCGGTGCTGGGCCTGGGCGCCCAGGGCGGCGAGGAGATCGTCCTCGCGTCGGACGCCGAGGGCGCCGAGGCGGCGCTGGACCGCCTCGCGAAGCTCGTCGCCGAGGGCCTTGAGGAGCTCCCGGAGACCGTCTGA
- a CDS encoding GNAT family N-acetyltransferase translates to MTTASDPSYPAHWEADVVLRDGGTARIRPITPEDAGRLVSFYEQVSDESKYYRFFAPYPRLSDRDVHRFTHHDYVDRVGLAATVGEDFIGTVRYDRIGPDGRPASAPADEAEVAFLVQDAHQGRGVASALLEHIGAVARERGIRRFAAEVLPANTRMIKVFTDAGYQQRRSFEDGAVRLTLDLEPTAESLAVQRAREQRAEARSVQRLLAPGSVAVIGVSRSGGGVGAAALRNLRDSGFRGHLYAVNEARAPGIEGDLLDGVRAYRSLAEIDAPVDLAVVAVPAERVPQVVADCGEHGVQGLVVLSAGYAETGPAGLERQRELVRQVRSHGMRLIGPNAFGVINTAPEVALNASLAPVPAPVPGRIGLFTQSGAIGIALLSALLRRGEGLSSFVSAGNRADVSGNDILQYWYEDEATDVALMYLETLGNPRKFTRLARRTAAVKPVVVAKGGRHTPAGHAVPGTRLPETTVSALLRQAGVIRVDTVTELVDAGLLLASQPVPAGPRVAILGNSESLGYLTYDACLAQGLRPSSPLDLTTAATPADFGAALSAALASDAHDAVIVTAIPWVGEEAGPDTGADGLADALRDAAAAHPGKPVAVVHVELAELVQALSREDVRIPAYPAAERAVRAVAEAVRYGQWRRANADSGHVPEYDDIDEAGAAAQLAALLAGGAGPDGVITLSDGDAAALLARYGIRVLPTLPAPTPDAAAKAAAALGYPVALKTTAPHLRHRADLGGVRLDLTTEAELRRSYDELTEHLGTPAELQPVVQAMVPRGVDTVVRSVIDPAAGAVLSFGLAGVASELLGDTAHRLVPATDRDAAGLIRSIRTAPLLFGWRGSDPVDTPALEELLLRLSRLVDDHPEVVGVTLEPVVVAAEGLSVLSAAVRIAHPPARTDLGPRTLPSY, encoded by the coding sequence ATGACCACCGCGTCGGACCCCTCGTACCCGGCCCACTGGGAGGCGGACGTCGTCCTGCGCGACGGCGGCACCGCACGCATCCGCCCCATCACCCCCGAGGACGCCGGCCGCCTGGTCAGCTTCTACGAGCAGGTCTCCGACGAGTCGAAGTACTACCGGTTCTTCGCCCCCTACCCCCGGCTCTCCGACCGCGACGTGCACCGCTTCACCCACCACGACTACGTCGACCGGGTGGGACTCGCCGCGACCGTCGGCGAGGACTTCATCGGCACCGTCCGCTACGACCGGATCGGCCCCGACGGCCGACCCGCCTCGGCGCCCGCCGACGAGGCCGAGGTCGCCTTCCTCGTCCAGGACGCCCACCAGGGGCGCGGCGTCGCCTCCGCCCTCCTGGAGCACATCGGCGCGGTCGCCCGCGAGCGCGGCATCCGCCGGTTCGCCGCCGAGGTGCTGCCCGCCAACACCCGCATGATCAAGGTGTTCACGGACGCCGGCTACCAGCAGAGGCGCAGCTTCGAGGACGGCGCCGTCCGCCTCACCCTCGACCTGGAGCCCACCGCCGAGTCCCTCGCCGTCCAGCGGGCCCGCGAGCAGCGCGCCGAGGCCCGCTCCGTCCAGCGGCTCCTGGCCCCCGGGTCCGTCGCCGTCATCGGCGTCAGCCGCTCCGGCGGCGGCGTCGGCGCCGCCGCCCTGCGCAACCTCCGCGACAGCGGCTTCCGCGGCCACCTCTACGCCGTCAACGAGGCCCGCGCCCCCGGCATCGAGGGCGACCTCCTCGACGGCGTGCGCGCCTACCGCTCGCTCGCCGAGATCGACGCGCCCGTGGACCTCGCCGTCGTCGCCGTCCCCGCCGAGCGGGTCCCGCAGGTCGTCGCCGACTGCGGCGAACACGGCGTACAGGGCCTCGTCGTGCTGTCCGCGGGCTACGCAGAGACCGGCCCCGCCGGCCTGGAGCGCCAGCGCGAACTCGTCCGCCAGGTCCGCTCCCACGGGATGCGCCTCATCGGCCCCAACGCCTTCGGGGTGATCAACACCGCGCCCGAGGTCGCCCTCAACGCCTCCCTCGCGCCCGTCCCCGCCCCCGTACCCGGCCGGATCGGGCTCTTCACCCAGTCCGGCGCCATCGGCATCGCGCTGCTGTCCGCCCTGCTCCGCCGCGGCGAGGGCCTCTCCTCGTTCGTCTCGGCCGGCAACCGCGCCGACGTCTCCGGGAACGACATCCTCCAGTACTGGTACGAGGACGAGGCCACCGACGTCGCCCTCATGTACCTGGAAACCCTCGGCAACCCGCGGAAGTTCACCCGCCTCGCCCGCCGCACCGCCGCCGTCAAGCCCGTCGTCGTCGCCAAGGGCGGCCGCCACACCCCCGCCGGCCACGCCGTCCCCGGCACCAGGCTCCCCGAGACCACCGTCTCCGCCCTGCTCCGCCAGGCCGGCGTCATCCGCGTCGACACCGTCACCGAGCTCGTCGACGCCGGCCTCCTCCTCGCCTCCCAGCCCGTCCCCGCCGGGCCGCGCGTCGCCATCCTCGGCAACTCGGAATCGCTCGGCTACCTCACCTACGACGCCTGCCTCGCCCAGGGGCTGCGGCCTTCCTCCCCGCTCGACCTGACCACCGCCGCCACCCCCGCCGACTTCGGCGCCGCCCTCTCCGCGGCCCTCGCCTCCGACGCCCACGACGCCGTGATCGTCACCGCCATCCCCTGGGTCGGCGAGGAGGCCGGCCCCGACACCGGGGCCGACGGCCTCGCCGACGCCCTGCGCGACGCCGCGGCCGCCCACCCCGGCAAGCCGGTCGCCGTCGTCCACGTCGAGCTGGCCGAACTCGTCCAGGCCCTCTCCCGCGAGGACGTCCGCATCCCCGCCTACCCGGCCGCCGAGCGGGCCGTCCGGGCCGTCGCCGAAGCCGTCCGGTACGGGCAGTGGCGCCGCGCCAACGCCGACTCCGGGCACGTCCCCGAGTACGACGACATCGACGAGGCGGGGGCCGCCGCCCAGCTCGCCGCCCTCCTCGCCGGCGGAGCCGGCCCCGACGGCGTGATCACGCTCTCCGACGGCGACGCCGCCGCGCTCCTCGCCCGCTACGGGATCCGCGTCCTGCCCACGCTGCCCGCGCCCACCCCCGACGCCGCCGCCAAGGCCGCCGCGGCCCTCGGCTACCCCGTCGCCCTCAAGACCACCGCCCCCCACCTGCGCCACCGCGCCGACCTCGGCGGCGTCCGCCTGGACCTCACCACCGAGGCCGAGCTGCGCCGCTCCTACGACGAGCTCACCGAGCACCTCGGCACCCCCGCCGAGCTGCAGCCCGTCGTCCAGGCCATGGTGCCCCGAGGCGTCGACACCGTCGTCCGCTCCGTCATCGACCCGGCCGCCGGCGCCGTCCTCTCCTTCGGCCTGGCCGGCGTCGCCTCCGAGCTGCTCGGCGACACCGCCCACCGGCTCGTGCCCGCCACCGACCGCGACGCCGCCGGACTGATCCGGTCCATCCGCACCGCCCCCCTCCTCTTCGGCTGGCGCGGCAGCGACCCCGTCGACACCCCCGCCCTGGAAGAGCTCCTGCTGCGCCTCTCCCGGCTCGTCGACGACCACCCCGAAGTGGTCGGCGTCACCCTCGAACCCGTCGTCGTCGCCGCCGAGGGCCTCTCCGTCCTGAGCGCCGCCGTCCGCATCGCGCACCCGCCCGCCCGCACCGACCTCGGCCCCCGCACACTCCCCAGCTACTGA
- a CDS encoding DUF5998 family protein — protein MAKSGTTTQGLRTAIERSGYYPALVAEAVEAAVGGEPISSYLVHQETTFDSNEVRRHVTVLVLTGNRFIVSHTDEQAADAGSPSPYATTSTESVKLASISSVVLSRVVANPESYTPGTLPREVVLTIGWGAVSRIDLEPAACGDPNCDSDHGYTGNSTADDLSLRVSEAGDGPEAVRQTLLFAQALSEATAATAAGAAR, from the coding sequence ATGGCGAAATCCGGTACGACGACCCAGGGGCTGCGCACGGCGATCGAGCGCAGCGGCTACTACCCGGCCCTCGTGGCCGAGGCCGTGGAGGCCGCGGTGGGCGGCGAGCCGATCTCGTCGTACCTGGTCCACCAGGAGACGACCTTCGACTCCAACGAGGTCCGCCGGCACGTCACCGTGCTCGTCCTGACCGGCAACCGCTTCATCGTGAGCCACACCGACGAGCAGGCCGCCGACGCGGGCTCCCCCTCGCCCTACGCGACCACCTCCACGGAGTCCGTCAAGCTGGCCAGCATCTCCTCGGTGGTGCTCAGCCGCGTCGTCGCCAACCCCGAGTCGTACACGCCGGGCACCCTCCCGCGCGAGGTCGTCCTGACCATCGGCTGGGGCGCCGTCTCGCGCATCGACCTCGAACCCGCCGCCTGCGGCGACCCCAACTGCGACTCCGACCACGGCTACACCGGCAACTCCACCGCCGACGACCTCAGCCTCCGCGTGAGCGAGGCGGGCGACGGCCCCGAGGCCGTCCGCCAGACCCTGCTCTTCGCGCAGGCCCTCTCCGAGGCGACCGCGGCCACCGCCGCCGGCGCCGCCCGCTGA
- a CDS encoding alkaline phosphatase family protein: MSHSAPPNWDEPELLDLAGAPVPQYGSGSLADLLPTLVAGQGVPGFTAAIAELAPADRNCVFLVDGMGWEQLRAHPAEAPFLTSLLAGSRGGTGLPLTAGFPATTATSLASVGTGLPPARHGLPGYAVRNPATGELMNQLRWNPWTPPRPWQPYPTVFQLADAAGVATAQVSSPVFQTTPLTKIALSGGTFHGRMTGEERMDLAADRLAAGDRSLVYTYYSELDGAGHRHGVDSDAWRGQLMYVDRLVQRLAEQLPPRTALYVTADHGMVDVPFDEDSRIDFDEDWELGAGVALLGGEGRARHVYAVPGAEADVLTVWREVLGDRFWVAGREEALELGWFGPPGECDERVLGRIGDVVAAAYADVAVTASRTEPNESALAGMHGSMTPAEQLVPLLEIRT, translated from the coding sequence ATGTCCCACTCCGCACCGCCGAACTGGGACGAGCCCGAGCTGCTGGACCTCGCCGGAGCGCCCGTCCCGCAGTACGGGTCCGGCTCGCTCGCCGACCTGCTGCCCACCCTCGTCGCCGGCCAGGGCGTCCCCGGCTTCACCGCCGCCATCGCCGAGCTGGCCCCCGCAGACCGGAACTGCGTGTTCCTGGTCGACGGCATGGGCTGGGAGCAGCTCAGGGCCCACCCGGCCGAAGCCCCCTTCCTGACCTCCCTGCTCGCCGGCTCCCGCGGCGGCACCGGCCTCCCCCTCACGGCCGGCTTCCCGGCGACCACGGCCACCTCGCTGGCGTCCGTCGGCACCGGCCTGCCGCCCGCCCGGCACGGCCTGCCCGGCTACGCGGTCCGCAACCCCGCCACCGGCGAGCTGATGAACCAGCTCCGCTGGAACCCGTGGACCCCGCCGCGCCCCTGGCAGCCGTACCCCACCGTCTTCCAGCTCGCCGACGCGGCCGGCGTGGCCACGGCCCAGGTCTCCTCGCCCGTCTTCCAGACCACCCCGCTCACCAAGATCGCGCTCAGCGGCGGCACCTTCCACGGCCGGATGACCGGCGAGGAGCGGATGGACCTCGCCGCGGACCGGCTCGCCGCGGGCGACCGCTCGCTCGTGTACACGTACTACAGCGAGCTCGACGGCGCCGGCCACCGGCACGGCGTGGACTCCGACGCCTGGCGCGGCCAGCTGATGTACGTCGACCGGCTGGTCCAGCGGCTCGCCGAGCAGCTGCCGCCCCGCACCGCCCTGTACGTGACCGCCGACCACGGCATGGTGGACGTCCCCTTCGACGAGGACTCCCGCATCGACTTCGACGAGGACTGGGAGCTCGGCGCGGGTGTCGCCCTGCTCGGCGGCGAGGGCCGCGCCCGGCACGTGTACGCGGTCCCGGGCGCCGAGGCCGACGTCCTGACCGTGTGGCGCGAGGTGCTCGGGGACCGGTTCTGGGTCGCCGGCCGCGAAGAGGCCCTCGAACTGGGCTGGTTCGGCCCGCCGGGGGAGTGCGACGAGCGCGTCCTCGGCCGGATCGGCGACGTGGTCGCCGCGGCTTACGCCGACGTCGCGGTCACGGCGTCCCGGACCGAGCCGAACGAGTCCGCGCTCGCCGGCATGCACGGCTCCATGACCCCCGCCGAGCAGCTCGTCCCCCTGCTCGAGATCCGCACCTGA
- a CDS encoding thymidine kinase: MPELVFFSGTMDCGKSTLALQITHNRSARGLQGVIFTRQDRAGEGKLSSRLGLVTDAVEVGDAMDLYAYLVGELSRGGRADYVIVDEAQFLAPEQIDQLARIVDDLDMDVFAFGITTDFRTKLFPGSQRLIELADRIEQLQVEALCWCGARATHNARTVGGRMVVEGAQVVVGDVNRPAQEVGYEVLCRRHHRRRMTSASAHAAALSPDVLPVGRA; encoded by the coding sequence ATGCCCGAATTGGTGTTTTTCTCCGGAACCATGGACTGCGGAAAGAGCACGCTGGCGCTCCAGATCACCCACAACCGCTCGGCCCGCGGCCTCCAGGGCGTCATCTTCACCCGCCAGGACAGGGCAGGCGAGGGCAAGCTCTCCTCGCGCCTGGGACTGGTCACGGACGCGGTCGAGGTCGGGGACGCGATGGACCTGTACGCCTACCTCGTCGGCGAGCTCTCCCGGGGCGGCAGGGCGGACTACGTCATCGTCGACGAGGCCCAGTTCCTCGCACCGGAGCAGATCGACCAGCTGGCCCGGATCGTCGACGACCTCGACATGGACGTCTTCGCCTTCGGCATCACCACCGACTTCCGCACCAAGCTCTTCCCCGGCTCGCAGCGGCTCATCGAACTCGCCGACCGGATCGAGCAGCTCCAGGTCGAGGCCCTGTGCTGGTGCGGGGCCCGCGCCACGCACAACGCCCGCACGGTGGGCGGGCGGATGGTCGTCGAGGGCGCCCAGGTCGTGGTAGGAGACGTCAACCGGCCCGCGCAGGAGGTCGGTTACGAGGTGCTGTGCCGCCGCCACCACCGGCGCCGCATGACCTCGGCCTCCGCGCACGCCGCCGCACTCTCCCCGGACGTCCTGCCGGTGGGCCGCGCCTGA
- a CDS encoding VOC family protein: MTDAVQDTRRPPGTPCWSSLMVHTLGAAEAFYGELFGWEYEPGPAPFGPYVRALLDGREVAGIGEMPPDRDLPVAWTTYFATDDVDAAAEAVRSCGGTVAVGPLDAGGAGRLAICSDPLGAVLGIWQADGSAGTQLSGPHGTPVWAELVTQDTSTVGKFYAHVFGHVAEHGTAPEGLVQGADFDYLTLVLEGRPVAAVHGVGRSLPHDRGPHWMTYFAVDDADAAAAQVRRLGGSVVRPPREGLTGRVATVADPEGALLALVERRPATG; encoded by the coding sequence ATGACCGACGCAGTGCAGGACACGCGGCGCCCGCCCGGCACACCCTGCTGGTCGAGTCTGATGGTCCACACCCTCGGCGCCGCCGAGGCGTTCTACGGCGAGCTGTTCGGCTGGGAGTACGAGCCGGGCCCCGCTCCCTTCGGGCCGTACGTCCGCGCCCTGCTCGACGGCCGCGAGGTCGCCGGCATCGGGGAGATGCCGCCGGACCGGGACCTCCCGGTGGCCTGGACGACGTACTTCGCCACCGACGACGTCGACGCGGCGGCGGAGGCCGTCCGCTCCTGCGGCGGCACCGTCGCCGTCGGGCCGCTCGACGCGGGCGGCGCCGGGCGCCTCGCGATCTGCTCCGACCCGCTGGGCGCGGTCCTCGGGATCTGGCAGGCCGACGGCAGCGCCGGAACCCAGCTGTCCGGACCCCACGGCACGCCCGTGTGGGCGGAGCTGGTCACGCAGGACACCTCGACCGTGGGCAAGTTCTACGCGCACGTCTTCGGGCACGTGGCTGAGCACGGCACCGCCCCCGAAGGCCTCGTACAGGGCGCGGACTTCGACTACCTGACCCTGGTGCTGGAGGGCCGTCCGGTCGCCGCGGTGCACGGGGTGGGCCGCTCGCTGCCGCACGACCGGGGGCCGCACTGGATGACGTACTTCGCGGTCGACGACGCCGACGCCGCCGCCGCACAGGTGCGCCGCCTGGGCGGCAGCGTGGTCCGGCCGCCCCGCGAGGGCCTGACGGGCCGGGTCGCGACGGTCGCGGACCCCGAGGGCGCCCTCCTGGCCCTGGTCGAGCGCCGCCCCGCCACCGGCTGA